In Gossypium arboreum isolate Shixiya-1 chromosome 5, ASM2569848v2, whole genome shotgun sequence, a single genomic region encodes these proteins:
- the LOC108452957 gene encoding probable ubiquitin-like-specific protease 2B isoform X1, which translates to MDNIPCLDVDAIDGDCSCDVTPVASLGSDEKDCILKEGNPKLNVSPESKSTLSEQQADLVKDSHEPRCTFSDMEPRDSCPEVPSPGKRQLNCALSNSPLINKPVDMASDANESMAERSPTSPSSDVAEDDVSLNGDMSDHCFGHIPMDNLERTVVISPDYVLYQNDYHTGVSVIFSPSGVKIEGSTVSEHQRTFSFESRIDDIISINCRWFQRVGYMTLKMKVLSKVAIESENACDTSADEELKFTVIDPRWSEKHAAIISLNFQYQALWNIMPDPLAEMDGDDSLVQRSYFPNFDEPFEEVIYPKGDIDAVSISKRDVDLLLPETFVNDTIIDFYIKYLKNQIQPEERLRFHFFNSFFFRKLADLDKDPSSISDGRAAFLRVRKWTRKLDMFGKDYIFIPVNFSLHWSLIVICHPGEVAGFEDEDLDKSSKVPCILHMDSIKGNHAGLKNLVQSYLWEEWKERHKETSEDLSSKFLNLRFVSLELPQQENSFDCGLFLLHYLELFLAEAPSNFNPFKITKFSNFLNLDWFPPTEASLKRTLIQKLIFELLEIRSREMSSSDCSDEPHSSRFPEEIGNGGVEFVPKSVSPEVACHGNLNSQESQGIEMTLLASSSMRNVETVNDSGLVLREFFEPGVTAGSLLGQFQSFDQQPSYYNMNGAVSPREQEDVQTGQQFVYLASGETSFPQFTGITSQACEVPYSSSGFVMGSSWNPGISLIGENKVDTSHETSCTSDDDDDIGIIENNPIENSVVLIEKRDTDQEQSQSVENVECLKKGFMPASIEVLETSITDVPGASEDTDKIHDKTEDADLPSKTHSSVVLHQNPGAAVNELDVDPKMVENMESQDNKTVSSDQTLGTVLNQLDRDSDMIENEASCDEVQTIIDDLPSKDNSMLLSDQNPSMVAEPLNQDSEVAENKEAIVNDSLTELSEQPAAKRMQQLNQDSEVAENKEAIIVNDSLGELSQQPAAKRMRLTPSLEEKVDS; encoded by the exons ATGGACAACATTCCTTGTTTAGATGTCGATGCAATTGACGGTGATTGTAGTTGTGATGTTACCCCTGTTGCCTCGCTGGGTAGTGATGaaaaggattgcatcttaaagGAAGGGAATCCCAAACTGAATGTTTCCCCAGAGTCGAAGTCTACGCTTTCTGAACAACAGGCAGACTTAGTAAAAGATAGCCATGAGCCTAGATGTACCTTTTCTGATATGGAGCCAAGAGATTCATGTCCTGAAGTACCTTCACCTGGAAAAAGACAATTAAACTGTGCCCTTTCTAATTCTCCATTAATT AATAAGCCAGTTGATATGGCTTCAGATGCTAATGAAAGCATGGCTGAAAGATCTCCAACTAGTCCTTCTTCAGATGTAGCAGAGGATGATG TTTCTTTGAATGGCGACATGTCAGACCATTGCTTTGGCCATATCCCTATG GATAACTTAGAGAGGACAGTTGTTATCAGTCCGGATTATGTTCtatatcaaaatgattatcaTACAGGTGTGTCAGTCATTTTTTCTCCTAGTGGTGTCAAAATTGAGGGATCAACCGTGAGTGAACACCAAAGAACCTTTAGTTTTGAAAGCAGAATTGATGATATTATTAGTATCAATTGTCGGTGGTTTCAAAGG GTTGGATATATGACATTAAAGATGAAAGTCCTATCCAAGGTTGCAATAGAGTCTGAGAATGCATGTGACACTTCAG CCGATGAGGAGTTGAAATTTACGGTTATTGACCCCAGATGGTCCGAGAAACATGCAGCAATCATCTCATTAAATTTTCAATACCAGGCCTTATGGAATATTATGCCAGA TCCACTTGCAGAAATGGATGGAGATGATTCACTTGTACAAAGGTCCTATTTTCCCAA TTTTGACGAGCCTTTTGAGGAGGTTATATATCCAAAAGGTGATATTGATGCAGTTTCCATTAGCAAGAGAGATGTTGATCTGTTACTACCAGAGACATTTGTCAATGATACTATCATTGACTTCTACATCAA GTATCTGAAGAATCAGATTCAACCTGAGGAAAGGCTGAGATTTCACTTTTTTAACAGTTTTTTCTTTCGGAAACTTGCTGACCTTGACAAAGATCCATCCAGTATATCGGATGGCAGGGCTGCTTTCCTTCGTGTTCGTAAATGGACAAGGAAATTGGATATGTTTGGAAAAGATTACATCTTTATTCCTGTAAATTTCAG TCTTCATTGGAGTTTGATAGTCATATGCCATCCTGGTGAAGTAGCTGGTTTTGAAG ATGAAGACTTGGACAAGTCATCCAAAGTACCATGCATATTGCATATGGACTCTATCAAAGGAAATCATGCAGGTCTTAAAAATCTTGTCCAAAG TTACCTTTGGGAAGAATGGAAAGAGAGGCACAAGGAGACATCTGAAGATCTTTCTTCAAAATTCTTGAATCTGCGGTTTGTCTCACTTGAG CTGCCACAGCAGGAGAATTCATTTGATTGTGGTCTGTTCTTACTCCACTATCTGGAGCTCTTTTTAGCTGAAGCTCCTTCTAACTTCAATCCATTCAAAATAACCAAGTTCTCCAACTTT CTTAATTTGGATTGGTTCCCACCTACTGAAGCATCTCTAAAGCGCACTCTCATCCAGAAGTTAATCTTTGAACTCCTAGAGATCCGTTCTCGGGAAATGAGTTCATCTGATTGCAGTGATGAACCTCATTCCTCTAGATTTCCAGAAGAGATCGGAAATGGAGGTGTGGAGTTTGTTCCAAAGAGTGTCAGCCCAGAAGTGGCTTGTCATGGGAATTTAAATTCCCAAGAGAGCCAAGGGATTGAAATGACTCTGTTAGCATCATCTTCTATGAGAAATGTGGAGACTGTTAATGATTCTGGCTTGGTTCTTAGGGAGTTCTTTGAGCCTGGAGTTACCGCAGGATCTTTGCTTGGACAATTTCAATCTTTTGACCAGCAGCCGTCATATTACAATATGAATGGAGCTGTATCACCTAGAGAG CAAGAAGACGTGCAAACTGGTCAACAGTTTGTATATTTAGCTTCTGGAGAAACCAGTTTTCCGCAATTCACTGGAATCACGTCTCAAGCGTGTGAAGTTCCATATTCATCGAGTGGTTTTGTCATGGGCAGTTCATGGAATCCTGGAATTTCCTTGATAGGAGAGAACAAAGTTGACACATCGCATGAAACATCTTGTACCTCTGATGATGACGATGATATTGGGATTATTGAAAATAACCCGATTGAGAATAGTGTAGTTCTGATTGAAAAACGGGATACAGATCAGGAACAATCTCAATCGGTAGAAAATGTTGAGTGTCTGAAGAAAGGTTTCATGCCCGCCTCCATTGAGGTGCTGGAGACTTCCATCACTGATGTCCCTGGAGCTTCTGAGGACACTGACAAGATTCATGATAAGACTGAAGATGCGGATCTTCCTTCCAAAACTCACTCGTCTGTTGTGTTGCATCAAAATCCTGGTGCAGCAGTGAACGAGTTAGATGTGGATCCCAAAATGGTTGAGAACATGGAGTCTCAAGATAATAAAACTGTGTCATCAGATCAAACTCTCGGTACGGTGCTGAACCAGTTGGATCGGGATTCCGACATGATTGAAAATGAGGCTAGTTGTGATGAAGTGCAAACAATTATTGACGACCTACCGTCTAAAGATAACTCAATGTTATTATCAGATCAAAATCCTAGTATGGTGGCTGAACCATTGAATCAAGATTCTGAAGTGGCTGAAAACAAGGAGGCTATTGTCAATGATTCTCTTACAGAATTATCTGAGCAACCGGCAGCAAAGAGGATGCAACAATTGAATCAAGATTCTGAAGTGGCTGAAAACAAGGAGGCCATCATTGTCAATGATTCTCTGGGAGAGTTATCCCAGCAACCAGCAGCAAAGAGGATGCGGCTTACGCCATCCCTTGAGGAGAAAGTGGACTCCTAG
- the LOC108452957 gene encoding probable ubiquitin-like-specific protease 2B isoform X2 codes for MASDANESMAERSPTSPSSDVAEDDVSLNGDMSDHCFGHIPMDNLERTVVISPDYVLYQNDYHTGVSVIFSPSGVKIEGSTVSEHQRTFSFESRIDDIISINCRWFQRVGYMTLKMKVLSKVAIESENACDTSADEELKFTVIDPRWSEKHAAIISLNFQYQALWNIMPDPLAEMDGDDSLVQRSYFPNFDEPFEEVIYPKGDIDAVSISKRDVDLLLPETFVNDTIIDFYIKYLKNQIQPEERLRFHFFNSFFFRKLADLDKDPSSISDGRAAFLRVRKWTRKLDMFGKDYIFIPVNFSLHWSLIVICHPGEVAGFEDEDLDKSSKVPCILHMDSIKGNHAGLKNLVQSYLWEEWKERHKETSEDLSSKFLNLRFVSLELPQQENSFDCGLFLLHYLELFLAEAPSNFNPFKITKFSNFLNLDWFPPTEASLKRTLIQKLIFELLEIRSREMSSSDCSDEPHSSRFPEEIGNGGVEFVPKSVSPEVACHGNLNSQESQGIEMTLLASSSMRNVETVNDSGLVLREFFEPGVTAGSLLGQFQSFDQQPSYYNMNGAVSPREQEDVQTGQQFVYLASGETSFPQFTGITSQACEVPYSSSGFVMGSSWNPGISLIGENKVDTSHETSCTSDDDDDIGIIENNPIENSVVLIEKRDTDQEQSQSVENVECLKKGFMPASIEVLETSITDVPGASEDTDKIHDKTEDADLPSKTHSSVVLHQNPGAAVNELDVDPKMVENMESQDNKTVSSDQTLGTVLNQLDRDSDMIENEASCDEVQTIIDDLPSKDNSMLLSDQNPSMVAEPLNQDSEVAENKEAIVNDSLTELSEQPAAKRMQQLNQDSEVAENKEAIIVNDSLGELSQQPAAKRMRLTPSLEEKVDS; via the exons ATGGCTTCAGATGCTAATGAAAGCATGGCTGAAAGATCTCCAACTAGTCCTTCTTCAGATGTAGCAGAGGATGATG TTTCTTTGAATGGCGACATGTCAGACCATTGCTTTGGCCATATCCCTATG GATAACTTAGAGAGGACAGTTGTTATCAGTCCGGATTATGTTCtatatcaaaatgattatcaTACAGGTGTGTCAGTCATTTTTTCTCCTAGTGGTGTCAAAATTGAGGGATCAACCGTGAGTGAACACCAAAGAACCTTTAGTTTTGAAAGCAGAATTGATGATATTATTAGTATCAATTGTCGGTGGTTTCAAAGG GTTGGATATATGACATTAAAGATGAAAGTCCTATCCAAGGTTGCAATAGAGTCTGAGAATGCATGTGACACTTCAG CCGATGAGGAGTTGAAATTTACGGTTATTGACCCCAGATGGTCCGAGAAACATGCAGCAATCATCTCATTAAATTTTCAATACCAGGCCTTATGGAATATTATGCCAGA TCCACTTGCAGAAATGGATGGAGATGATTCACTTGTACAAAGGTCCTATTTTCCCAA TTTTGACGAGCCTTTTGAGGAGGTTATATATCCAAAAGGTGATATTGATGCAGTTTCCATTAGCAAGAGAGATGTTGATCTGTTACTACCAGAGACATTTGTCAATGATACTATCATTGACTTCTACATCAA GTATCTGAAGAATCAGATTCAACCTGAGGAAAGGCTGAGATTTCACTTTTTTAACAGTTTTTTCTTTCGGAAACTTGCTGACCTTGACAAAGATCCATCCAGTATATCGGATGGCAGGGCTGCTTTCCTTCGTGTTCGTAAATGGACAAGGAAATTGGATATGTTTGGAAAAGATTACATCTTTATTCCTGTAAATTTCAG TCTTCATTGGAGTTTGATAGTCATATGCCATCCTGGTGAAGTAGCTGGTTTTGAAG ATGAAGACTTGGACAAGTCATCCAAAGTACCATGCATATTGCATATGGACTCTATCAAAGGAAATCATGCAGGTCTTAAAAATCTTGTCCAAAG TTACCTTTGGGAAGAATGGAAAGAGAGGCACAAGGAGACATCTGAAGATCTTTCTTCAAAATTCTTGAATCTGCGGTTTGTCTCACTTGAG CTGCCACAGCAGGAGAATTCATTTGATTGTGGTCTGTTCTTACTCCACTATCTGGAGCTCTTTTTAGCTGAAGCTCCTTCTAACTTCAATCCATTCAAAATAACCAAGTTCTCCAACTTT CTTAATTTGGATTGGTTCCCACCTACTGAAGCATCTCTAAAGCGCACTCTCATCCAGAAGTTAATCTTTGAACTCCTAGAGATCCGTTCTCGGGAAATGAGTTCATCTGATTGCAGTGATGAACCTCATTCCTCTAGATTTCCAGAAGAGATCGGAAATGGAGGTGTGGAGTTTGTTCCAAAGAGTGTCAGCCCAGAAGTGGCTTGTCATGGGAATTTAAATTCCCAAGAGAGCCAAGGGATTGAAATGACTCTGTTAGCATCATCTTCTATGAGAAATGTGGAGACTGTTAATGATTCTGGCTTGGTTCTTAGGGAGTTCTTTGAGCCTGGAGTTACCGCAGGATCTTTGCTTGGACAATTTCAATCTTTTGACCAGCAGCCGTCATATTACAATATGAATGGAGCTGTATCACCTAGAGAG CAAGAAGACGTGCAAACTGGTCAACAGTTTGTATATTTAGCTTCTGGAGAAACCAGTTTTCCGCAATTCACTGGAATCACGTCTCAAGCGTGTGAAGTTCCATATTCATCGAGTGGTTTTGTCATGGGCAGTTCATGGAATCCTGGAATTTCCTTGATAGGAGAGAACAAAGTTGACACATCGCATGAAACATCTTGTACCTCTGATGATGACGATGATATTGGGATTATTGAAAATAACCCGATTGAGAATAGTGTAGTTCTGATTGAAAAACGGGATACAGATCAGGAACAATCTCAATCGGTAGAAAATGTTGAGTGTCTGAAGAAAGGTTTCATGCCCGCCTCCATTGAGGTGCTGGAGACTTCCATCACTGATGTCCCTGGAGCTTCTGAGGACACTGACAAGATTCATGATAAGACTGAAGATGCGGATCTTCCTTCCAAAACTCACTCGTCTGTTGTGTTGCATCAAAATCCTGGTGCAGCAGTGAACGAGTTAGATGTGGATCCCAAAATGGTTGAGAACATGGAGTCTCAAGATAATAAAACTGTGTCATCAGATCAAACTCTCGGTACGGTGCTGAACCAGTTGGATCGGGATTCCGACATGATTGAAAATGAGGCTAGTTGTGATGAAGTGCAAACAATTATTGACGACCTACCGTCTAAAGATAACTCAATGTTATTATCAGATCAAAATCCTAGTATGGTGGCTGAACCATTGAATCAAGATTCTGAAGTGGCTGAAAACAAGGAGGCTATTGTCAATGATTCTCTTACAGAATTATCTGAGCAACCGGCAGCAAAGAGGATGCAACAATTGAATCAAGATTCTGAAGTGGCTGAAAACAAGGAGGCCATCATTGTCAATGATTCTCTGGGAGAGTTATCCCAGCAACCAGCAGCAAAGAGGATGCGGCTTACGCCATCCCTTGAGGAGAAAGTGGACTCCTAG